A region of the Caviibacter abscessus genome:
TCCTGCTAAATAAATTTTTCTGTAGTTTTTAGGATTTGTTTTCTTATCTTTTACAATCATTGTTTTTTTACTAGTTGTTTGCATCTTTTTATATGCAAATCCTGTTATAGCTGTAAGTGCTACTACCGCTAAAACAAACATTTTTTTCATAAGTAAATCCTCCCTGCTTGATTTAATAAAGTTTAACATAGGAATTTTTAAAAATCAATAGATTTTGACAATTCTAAGATAATTCTAAGGCAATTCTAAGGATTGTATTTATTGACTTTGACATAACTTTTATTTTTAAACTCACTAAATAGCCGCTTATAGCTTCAAATAAAAATTATATGAAAATAAAAATATTCAAAGAAAAAAATGTATAGCCTAAAAACTATACATTTTATCTATTTTATCTAATATTTTTTCATCTACTTTTAAATAATAACCGAATAATTTTGAATCTACTCTTTTTGAAAATGTACCGTGGATATTATACCCATTAAATAAATTAATATTTTCTATATTTATTCCGGAACCTATCAAAATTTCACATTTTGTATTTAACCTTTTTATATTCTCAAAACCTAAAACTGCATCTACTTCATGACCACTTGTAAGTATTCTATCAACACCTAATTTATCTAGTAATTCTATTGATTTTTTATAGTCTTTAACTATATCTATAGCTCTATGAAATACAAACTCTTTATTATTTTCCCTACACAAGTTTATAATTTTTTTAGTTTTTTCTACATCTATTGTTAAATCTTCATTCAATGCACCAAAAGCTAATCCATCACAATAATTAATAATATTTTTTGCACTTTCTAGCATAATTTCAAATTCATTATCTGTATATATGAAATTACCTGAACGTATTCTTATCATTGATATTATCTTCTTATTACTAACTTTTCTTGCATTTTTCAATAAATTTATATCTGGTGTAAGTCCTCCTACTTCAATTGCACTGTTAAGCTCTATTCTAGATATACATTCATACTTATTTACAAGTATTATATCGTCAATATTTTGTAAACATATTTCTATTTTCTTCATATCATTTGCCTTTTTATTTTAATATATCATATCAATTATGCTAAAATCAATTTTTCACATTTATTTTTTTATTCGTAATGTCTTTTCTTTAGCTCTTACAGGTACTTTAACAATTTTTTCTACTACCTTTTCTACACATTTTGGATAATCTTGAATTTGTGGTTTATTAAAATCATTTGTATCCAATATTAACCCTAATCTTACACCAAGCTTGTGATGAAAATAATGTGATGTATAATATGTATAAGATGTTATACTAATACTAGTATCATACGAATCCGATAAATTAGCAGGGGTGGCAAACGATGTTGTAGATGTAGATATAGTATATTTTTTCATTCTAGAAAAATACTTTCCATCATATAAAACCTCTGCTAAGAAATATTTATAATCCAGCCCAAATCCTAAACCGTAGTAAACACCACTAGTATTTTTAAATCTATTTTGAATGTATGGTTGCCTTCCATAATCATATACTTCTCTTGAAATAGCATATCCTACTCTTCCGAATGTATAAAGATTTAATCCACTGTTATGTTTATAGAAATTGTATTTTAATGTTGCATAAATAGGTATCATAGTTACTGAATAATCATTAGTATTATTCTTCAAATTTCTATATTTTACTGTTGTTTCTCCAAAGTTATATTCAATACCTGCACCTAATTTTAGCTTTCTATCTAAAAAGTGGATTGGATAAATTTCAGCACCTATTACAAAACCTCTACTATATGGAACATCTACTACATCTGGATCTTTATGCATTATTTTTTTCTTTCAGATTTTACATTTGTACTATTTCTAAAAAAATCATATCCAACCTTTATATTAGCCTCAAAATCGTACGACATCGCACTAATACTGGCTAAAGTCATAATTCCTAAAATAATTTTTCTCATTTTTTTCTACCATCTAAAAACTCACGTATGATAGTATCACATCTTTTTCAATAAAATCAAGAAAATTCTTGTAAAATCAAGGGTGATTTTACTTGCAATAAAATAAAGCTCTAGAATTTAAGACTCTAGAGCTTTTATTTAAAATGCCGATATAATCGTAAAAAATATGTCATGAGAAAGTAGAATTAGGACAGGTATTCTTGTAAAAAAAGTTTTAAAACTTTCTTTTTCATGCTTAAATCTATCTAATATATTAATATTTTTTATTATATCTTTATATTTTATTGTAATTATAAGTGATAAGACGAAAAGTGCATATTGATAATATGTACTGTATGATGCATTTATATTTGCTAATTGTGAGTTTATTTCAACATTAAGATTATTCATTATATGAAGTAAAACTGCAATTTTAAATGAATATTTATACGCAACATATCCAATAATTGTACTTGCAATAGCTATTACAAAAACTTGATATATATTTTGATGTGTTGTTCCAAAGAATATTGAAGATGTTATAACGGCAAAAAATGGACCATATTTTTCCAATTTTCTTAGTAAAAAACCTCTGTATAGCATTTCTTCAAATATAGATCCTATTATTACTGTATAAACCACAAGTGATATACTTGTTGAAGCATCAGAATACAACGAAGTATCTTCAATTAATTTAAAATAATGAAATATTGGTTCCAAAATATTTGATAAAACTAAGGTAACTACACAACACAATGCAAAAAAGAATGCAATTTCATAAATACTAATGCTTTTTCTTTCTTCACTAATATTTTTCACGTATTGTTTTATTCCTATATTAAAATGGGAATTATTAATCCTATTATAGTTGCTATTATTCCAACTAATACATCATTTTTTAATACATTTTCCATATACATAGGAATAACTGTAAGTAATATACCTTGAATAAACATAATTACCCCTATTATAGTCATTTCTCTTTTCATTTTTTTCCTTTCATAATAGTATTCTTAATCCTCATATTTTTTGTCCAATCTATTAACCAAAGCCAGATAAGTTATAACAAAAACAAATAATAATATTTCTGAAAACCAAAGACCAAAAATATTTGCACTAGTTAAAACTATAAAAATTTGTACTGGTATTGTAACTGCTAATAAGGTATTGATTGCTCCACTTGAAACACCTAGACTATCATAATCTTGATTTTCCATTAAATATAGACTAAATTGGGGAGATAAAATTCCTTCAAATCCAAATAGGATAAAAATAAAAATTAATAAAATATATATATTTGAATTAGTAAATAAAAGAAAAGAAATCATACCTAAGATAATTAACATAAAATTGAGAGACTTAAATATTGAAAATGATTTAAAGTATCTAGTTGAAGCCCAATTTCCTACAATTATACCAATAACTGATATACCTCCCAATAAACTAATAATCGTTTCATATGGTAACTGACTCAATATTTTAGGATTATTAATATATACATACATGAAAGATAGTAAACAAGCTACTAAAGAATTTGATAGCGACACTGGAAGAAGCACTTTCATTATCTTTTTATTCTTTAAAAGCCTTAATATACTTCTAAAAATCTTAATATCATTATTATTTTCATTATCTTGATTTAAATTTTTCTCATACTCTAAAATTTTAAATCTTAAATCTGAAAAAATATGTATCATCATTAAACCGGCAACTAAAAATGTTATACTGTTTAAAATTGAAAATGTAATAAAATTTGAACCCAAAAGCAATAATATAATCCCACCAAATACTTTAGCACCAAAAGAGAAAATATAGTATGTAATATTAGAAAAAGAAAAACTTTCCTCCATATCCTCTTCTGGAATAATTGAATAGATTATAGGAAATCTTAAGTTATCTGAATAAGAGCCTATTAAATCTGATAAGATATTTAATATAGATATGATAATAATTGTTGTAATACCATTATAAATGTATAAAACTATTGCAA
Encoded here:
- a CDS encoding MFS transporter — its product is MAISIVTVSETLPPFFSVYTGYLVDRTKNKAFADIVSNLLRFIIYVLVAIVLYIYNGITTIIIISILNILSDLIGSYSDNLRFPIIYSIIPEEDMEESFSFSNITYYIFSFGAKVFGGIILLLLGSNFITFSILNSITFLVAGLMMIHIFSDLRFKILEYEKNLNQDNENNNDIKIFRSILRLLKNKKIMKVLLPVSLSNSLVACLLSFMYVYINNPKILSQLPYETIISLLGGISVIGIIVGNWASTRYFKSFSIFKSLNFMLIILGMISFLLFTNSNIYILLIFIFILFGFEGILSPQFSLYLMENQDYDSLGVSSGAINTLLAVTIPVQIFIVLTSANIFGLWFSEILLFVFVITYLALVNRLDKKYED
- a CDS encoding copper homeostasis protein CutC translates to MKKIEICLQNIDDIILVNKYECISRIELNSAIEVGGLTPDINLLKNARKVSNKKIISMIRIRSGNFIYTDNEFEIMLESAKNIINYCDGLAFGALNEDLTIDVEKTKKIINLCRENNKEFVFHRAIDIVKDYKKSIELLDKLGVDRILTSGHEVDAVLGFENIKRLNTKCEILIGSGINIENINLFNGYNIHGTFSKRVDSKLFGYYLKVDEKILDKIDKMYSF
- a CDS encoding CPBP family intramembrane glutamic endopeptidase; this encodes MKNISEERKSISIYEIAFFFALCCVVTLVLSNILEPIFHYFKLIEDTSLYSDASTSISLVVYTVIIGSIFEEMLYRGFLLRKLEKYGPFFAVITSSIFFGTTHQNIYQVFVIAIASTIIGYVAYKYSFKIAVLLHIMNNLNVEINSQLANINASYSTYYQYALFVLSLIITIKYKDIIKNINILDRFKHEKESFKTFFTRIPVLILLSHDIFFTIISAF